Within Colletotrichum destructivum chromosome 11, complete sequence, the genomic segment CCTTGCGCTTCTTACTCTGAATAAACTTCTCCGTCTTGATGTAGCACTGGATGTACTTTTGCGGAAAGTGCTTCTTGAGCAGCTTTCTAGTaccatcctcatcctccatTTCAATGGCCTGAGACCATATCTCACCATCTCGCTTCCGCTTCGACGACACCGTATTCTCCGCATAAATGCGCTCGCCAAACATCTTGTTCCCTTCCTTGCACACATACGCTTGCGTCCAGTCGAGGAAATGCGACGGCGTCTCACCACGCTTCAGAGGCTGAATGCGAATGGACAGAGTGTCGACCTCAGACCCTCCGTTGACGGGTACACTCACTGCAAACTTCTCTCGAGCGTTTCTCCAGTGCGGTCTCTCACTGAAAGCCATGACAACATGGTAGTGGGACGTAACATCCTGATGCAACTCCTGTCCGCCATAAAGAAACAACTTTCTCGTGCTAGCACCCTTTCCTTGGGACAAAAGCCGTGCGTTGATCGAAGACTGAAGATACTCATAGAACTTCATGTGATCAACTACACGACTACGGTTGTACGTAACCAATGCGTACTTTGCACGGAATTCAAGGCGGTGGTCTTGTCCGTCAGACTCCTTGCCATCCGATGTATCGATCCCCTCCAAGGTAGAAGATTTCGATGAACTCTTGTCatcctcgcccgtcttcgGAACTGTGTCCTCATACAGCACCTCACAAAATGTGTCGTGATCCATGCCGAATAATAGTATGCAAACAGATGCAGCTGTGGTTATTGCAGCGACAAAAAATGCGCCTCTACAAATGGCGGGCACTCGCCCTTTAATATTCGTCTCTGCTCTCGTTGGTGCGGTACCCCATGCTGAGCTAATGCCCCCACTTCGTCTGGCCCGCACTCATGTGCGGGACCCCTGGtcccccgcccgcctccaCTTGTTGACGGCCTGGAGGGCCTGGTGCCTCACTGCGTTGGCCTCATTCGTTCACCTGTTTACGCTAGCTCCACAAGCCCCTTGGCGCACTCTACTATGTGTCAGCCAGTCCGTCGctgcgctcctcctcccatACGGCAGACGCCCTCCCGCTGCTCCCGACCTAATGATCCTCCATATTGCAGTGATGACTCACCTCCAGCCGCTACCCTCTGAGCCATTCCACTGCGTTCCATTGGTcccatctcctccctccctggtAATGGTCCTTCGGAATCACGTGGTTTGGGACACCTGGGACACATGGCTGCCGTGgatgatctcgtcgtcgtcgataaTGCCCTCATCATCGAATTCATAGATCCCCTCACGAAGCGACTTCTCGCGCAGCCTGCACGTGGCAACAACGGCAGGCACCCGCAGTGTTTTGAACTGGACGAGTTTATGGACACTCGAGCTGCACGCGCGTCCGGCAGCGTGTTAGGCCGGCGCGGCGATGCAGCCTGGTGAGTCCCACGGCAGGTGGAagcgccgaggcggtcggccgTACGCACTCGGCTGTCGTCGTGGTGCCGCTAGGGGTGTGGACGAGCGACGACCACGCCGTCGGTCGGGGTTCCTGCCGATCCGTGTCTGCAGGCGCCGAGGTGGGGCCGAGGTGGGGCGGCCGTGTCGGCTCGGCTGTCATCAAGGTGCAGCCGTGTGTGGCGTCGAGGTTAGGGTTTCTGAGGGCAAAACTTCAGCTCGACGACAAAATATGCCGGGAAATTGTGCAAGATGATATTGTGACAGCCTTTCAAGATAAGCTTCTGCAGGACATCGACATCATTTACCAAAAGTCTTTAAATCACATCTTTGAGACTGTGGAAATGGCTCGAGACATTACGGTCAGAGTGTTGTCGTATATTCTTTCTGAGAGATCCCCTGAACCTCAATATCGTCAAGAGGCTAGTTGCTTCCGTGCTTTGGTCATCGTGAGAGAAAGGAAACGACGCAGTTGCAGGGAGGCACATTGTTTCTGAAGAGATGAGCCCGCTCCGTGCAGCAAGTGCCGAAGGTCACTCGGTTGTATTTGGACAGCGCTTGTAAGCTCTTATATCACTTGCTGTACCAACCGGGTAGCCATTGTTTACAGCCGCCCTCAGCCTGTCGACACTAAAGGGCGAGACAGTGATAAAGGGAACCTGAATCAAGTCCATACGCACGTCACACACATGTCGCTCTGCGCCTTGTCGGCATTTCTTATAATAGCGAACGTAGCGCAGACGCAGGCAGTAAGGATAATAGTAAGTGCGTCTTGTCTGTAGAAATGAAGAGGGTGGAGGTGCTAATACTTGGGCTTGGATTCGGCGGAGGTAGGACGGGGGATTACGACCGGTTAGAGACTTGGGTAAAGGGGAGCAAACGCTCCAAACGGTTCCTGTCCTAAGACACGGCAGGCCTAGGCCGCAGCATTATAAATAAATATACAAAAAAGGGTGGTCCTTAATTAGGACCATGCATTAGCAAGAATTATCCTTCGGTTGTGAAGGCAGACGAGTTGTCTTCACCTACTAAATATACAATTGATTACTGTGCACCTAATAGATACAGCAATATTCCTAACAAACTAATGAGACTAAATTACTGTTTATTAGGTATTAACCTTAGCTGCCTATCTGCAGAAAACACCACTGTCAGATATCTAACTGTGACAAGCAGGTAAATGCGTGCAGCAGCTATAAATTATGCGTATTAAATGTTAGTTAGCAATTAACGCAAAGGGTGGCGGTTATGCTAGACTCTTTCTTTTAGCTTGGTTTAGTAGCTCCACCGTATGACTAGTGTGAAGCCTCAGCCACTCTCTGCAGCCGCACTTACTCCTGCGCAATGGGAGTCGATCCCTGTTAATGAAAACAAACTTTATAGAAATCCGTCTTTTACTCcgcctccttttcctcctttACCTGTACTAGATTTCCCCAATATTGAGCTCGGGTTCGGGATCAGCCCAATGTGTGGCCTGTGCGTTAGGCTTGTAACTACACAAGACACGTCAGCTGCCACAATTCTTTCAGCCCCTGATTTCCTCCTCTCGCATGATAGTAAACAGCTTCTTGCATCCCTCAGAGATCCCTAGCCCTCAAAGGTCTCGTCTACGATGACTGCACGCCAAAGCTACACTTACTGCATATACGCGCTCACATTCCTTTCCTGAACCCTGTCATTTCATCCAATAGCCTACAACGGCTTGAGTTTCCCTCTGAGGCCCGAGGCAGGGGTCATATTGTTCTCCGGCAACGGCTGCGGCTGGCGGCACACACTCTGGTAACACAATCAATCACCTGTTGTCGGTGTTGCAAAATGGCAAGGCTAGGGCACACCAAGTCCCGAAATGGTTGTTGGAGATGCAAAAAGCGGAAAGTCAAGGTGGGTTCTTGAACAGACACCCTCCCACCTCTGTCGTGATTCATTTCTTCAATTAATCCATATATATATCCTACCCAGTGCGATGAAAAGGTTCCGTGCACCGCATGCAGACGCCATGCCGTCCGTTGTAGCCTTGAAGTGGTGTCAGTTGCAGAAACAGATGCACATGTCAGCCACAAGGTGCCAGGAGGCGGGGAGCACAAGGGAGAAGAATCACCCCGCGAAACGGTGCAGTCAACAGAAGAGAAGGACAGACGGGACAGCCGGGACTGGGGAATGGCAATGACCCACGTGAGTTTGGCATCCGTTGGAGAAATCTCGACATCTCCGTCGTCTGTTGTTGGCAGTGCAACACGGCGCTTTGATGAACAGTTCTCGTTAAGATCGGAGCCGTGGCACATCACTGCTTTTGGAAACGCCTCAGTGCAACCTGGATATTGGTTGCCTGCCGTCGAACTCATGGTTCACTGGACTACCGACGCGTATCGCACGTTTTCCTACTCCCCTCAAACGACCGAAAGGCTACGGACCCTCGTGCCTCAGTTGGCGCTCTCTAGCGAGTTCTTGATGCATGAGCTTTTGGCGTTTTCTGCCCTCCACCTTGGCCATGTTCACCTGGGCCGACGACAGGTATATCTTCACCAAGCCGCATGGCACCAAGATCAAGCAGTCGCAGGCTTACGGGAGGCGCTCCTTAATACACTAACCCCGAAAAACTGCAAGGCCGTATATGCCTCGTCAATACTCGTCGTCATTTGCGCATTTGCCTCGCTTCCAAGCGGCCAAGACGGCAATTCCATCCCCCAAGCTTTTGATCGTTTGCTCAACATCTTCCCTCTCATAACCGGCCTGGGTGCCATCTTATCGGCTTCAAACGCAGACAGCAGCCTACCGACCCTGAGAGGGCTTTTTGCTGGATCAGACAAAAACACTCCGGGCttacatcatcatcatcatgaccTATATGAGCTCGTCGATCGACTTACCAGACTTCGGGGACAGCTGGCGAACATAGAGCAGGTTCGAGAGACTACCCATCAACGACAAGAGACTCGGCATAGTTCAGCCACACTACTCGAGAGTTTCAAGGACTGCGGTCCTGAAGCTTCTCGTATGTCGGGAATTCTTGTCCCGGCAGAAATTCTTGCCGTGTTTCTTTGGGCACTGCGAGCCCCCAGAGCGTTTCCTGATCTTGTCCGCAAAAACCATTGTCTGGCTCTGGTTATTCTTGCCCATTACAGCGTACTGCTTTTTTACGCGTCAAAAAGCTTCTGGTTTCTGAGGGGATGGGCAGATGTTGTGATGACTACTGTCGAGGAGAGGTTGAAAGGGTCTGTCTGGTCAACATTGTTGGAATGGCCTGCTTCTGTCATACGTAGGGAAGTCCCCAGTTGAGCCGCGAGCCAAGAGCCAAGAAGAGCCAAGCCGAGCGGCAcataccctctcccccccgcAGTTTAAACAGCTTAGTTGCCGGGCACTAGCAAGGGAAAGAAAGCTCAAATGGCCCATGCATCCATTGAATTTGTCCTGTGCGGCGGTTCTCCAAGTCTTCTCTCCCGGCTAAAGAAGAATGGATGCTTACAGAACTACGCCCTCTCTGCGCTGTGGAGCATCAAACACGCATGGTGCACTGGCGTACCTGGGTTGGAATCCGAGCCTGGTGCTGCCTATACGCAGTAGGTTTCTTCTACAAGCAAGTACGCATCAAGCCTGAAAATTATCCTTGTGTTCCTGGCCGGACTTTAATCGAAATCCTGTTTGAAATGGGGGGGGTGGGGCTTAACAGAACTCCAAAACCTAGTAAGACTCCATGTCGTAAACCCTTTCAATCATTTCAGGCGACCCAGTTTTCCTCGGGTTCGGGTTCATATAGCCACTGGCTAGCTAAATTGATCGTTGACCACTCCACCACAGCCGAGGACAATGATAGAAAGGTAAGTATATAAATCATACATTGTAAGTCGCAAGAACTAGAAATACAATTCGATTCAACTCATAATATCTATCTCAACAAGTCCATCGTTATTCAATTCTTCTACTACTTCTACAGCTTGTCATTTCTATTCCAACGCAATGGTACGAGCATCGGTTGTTAGGGTGGCCCTAGGTTCACTCTTGTCCTTGGGAATTgctccggccgccgcctttgGTGAAGTCGCAACATACCTGCCACGCGAACTCAGTGGAACTACCCTCAATGCTAGGTCGCCCGTCACCCTGGACATAAATGCACCGGTCGAGACCGAGCTTGAAGCAGCTGCTTGGTCAATCATTGTAGCCTGAGTTGTTCCTAGCACCGGATTTCAATGATTCTAACTTGGGCTACAGTTTACCTATCCCATGATTTTCAACGCAAGAATCATGAAGTTACTCAATTCCTCAACCCCTGTCAATGAGTTTCACAACGTTCGGGACTTTCCAACAGTGGAAACTAACAGTGTTTCCGCGCCAAATCTTGATGTTCTCTATTCTTATGGTGTTCTGGACTTGTCAGAAACGGACGTAGTTCTCACTGTTCCTGAGATTGAACAGAAACGATTCTGGAGCTTTGTGGTTTATGACTTGTAcgttttttcttttctttttttctttttccccctcaAGTTTTGCAACATAGTTTTCATTGATTTCACTTCCAAAACTTACGCCAGAGATTCTTCTCCAGGTATGGAAATTCTGTTGGCGAGATCAGTAATCTTCTTGGTCATCAGGCTGGCAAGTATCGTCTACTACGGGACTACGATAATCCAGTCGGGCTTTCCAACGAAAATAATTCCAACTACCAGGGAACCATTCGAGTCTCAACGGCCTATGCCACTATTGCTGCCAGGCTTGGTATTTTGGAAGTCACCACGGAAGATCTGAACACTCTCCGCTCTTACCAGGATGCCATGGCGCTCGCCAAAGTCGAAATAACTGCCTCTACCGCCGTACCGTCTTTGGAAAAGATGGAGATACCCGACTCCGTCTCTGGTGTCGACGAACAGTTCAGGCTCGCAGCCAGACTCTTCCCTTTCAACCCCCCCCAGACGATCTCGGACCGCGAGCGCGTTGGTGGGATCCTATCCAAAGCTGGTCTCATCAATGGCACTTATCTTCCTCAGACTGGTATCGATTTGGAAGAAGCATCCACAATTGCCAACAACTCTGTTACAGCAGCCAGTGCAAATCTTGCTAATATGGTGGAGCTTGGCAAGAACTGGACCATACCAAAGCCTTCGTTCCAAGGCAACTTCGGGACCAACTACGACAGTCT encodes:
- a CDS encoding Putative geminivirus AL1 replication-associated protein, CLV type, whose amino-acid sequence is MDHDTFCEVLYEDTVPKTGEDDKSSSKSSTLEGIDTSDGKESDGQDHRLEFRAKYALVTYNRSRVVDHMKFYEYLQSSINARLLSQGKGASTRKLFLYGGQELHQDVTSHYHVVMAFSERPHWRNAREKFAVSVPVNGGSEVDTLSIRIQPLKRGETPSHFLDWTQAYVCKEGNKMFGERIYAENTVSSKRKRDGEIWSQAIEMEDEDGTRKLLKKHFPQKYIQCYIKTEKFIQSKKRKVAVEHVPDFPVKGWVVPPELLQWRKENFGIGRVGRPISLILIGPPRCGKTQWALSFGRPVEMSNMFCFDALTEDCTHLVVNDMVVKNFKPWEEFMGGQMRVNAKGKYRAKKVVEWGKPTIWTCNKDNDLRKDPAVKRFLASSSVLVVEIDKNLWCEDEI
- a CDS encoding Putative zn(2)Cys(6) fungal-type DNA-binding domain, fungal transcription factor, giving the protein MARLGHTKSRNGCWRCKKRKVKCDEKVPCTACRRHAVRCSLEVVSVAETDAHVSHKVPGGGEHKGEESPRETVQSTEEKDRRDSRDWGMAMTHVSLASVGEISTSPSSVVGSATRRFDEQFSLRSEPWHITAFGNASVQPGYWLPAVELMVHWTTDAYRTFSYSPQTTERLRTLVPQLALSSEFLMHELLAFSALHLGHVHLGRRQVYLHQAAWHQDQAVAGLREALLNTLTPKNCKAVYASSILVVICAFASLPSGQDGNSIPQAFDRLLNIFPLITGLGAILSASNADSSLPTLRGLFAGSDKNTPGLHHHHHDLYELVDRLTRLRGQLANIEQVRETTHQRQETRHSSATLLESFKDCGPEASRMSGILVPAEILAVFLWALRAPRAFPDLVRKNHCLALVILAHYSVLLFYASKSFWFLRGWADVVMTTVEERLKGSVWSTLLEWPASVIRREVPS